In Candidatus Rokuibacteriota bacterium, the genomic stretch GCCGAGGCGCTCGAGAAGGCCGTCGCCGACCACAAGATGGCGGTTGTCTGCCACGCCAACGCGCAGCGCGGGGCTGCCGGGCGCGGCGTCACCATCAAGGGCAATCAGGTGCTGATGGTCTTCCGGAACGATTTCGCGGTGCGCCTGCTCGCCGCCGAGCCGCAGGCCGGCTTCGAGGCGCCGATCCGGATCTACGTGTACGAGAACGCCGACGGCACCGCGACGGTGAGCTACGCGCCGCCCTCGGCGGTCTTCGCCCCCTACAAGAACCCCGAGGTCAAGGCCGTCGCGGCCGAGCTCGATCCGATCTTCAGGGCCATCGTGGACACGGCTCTGGCGGTCCGCTGAATCGACAAACACCCGGCCCGGAAAGGAACCGCCCCGGCCTTCCACGCTGCGGCGGGCGAAGCCGCACGCGCGAAGCCGGGGCGTCGGGCGATCCTACTTCTTAGGCGCGCACGGGTTCTTTGCTGCGCACGGATTTTTGGCCGCGCAGGGATTGGCTGTCGCTGCCGCGCCGGGCTTGAAGGTCTTCTGGACCTCGCGCGTATAGGCCGTCAGCGCCGCCAGCTCCCGCGAGTCCCAGGGCAGCGTTTTCGCCAGCATGGGCACGATCAGGCAGAACTGCACCATCTCGTCCGTGTTG encodes the following:
- a CDS encoding DUF302 domain-containing protein; translation: MIVRVVAAVVFTAALAVSPALAQDGRITGTSRAPFQKVAEALEKAVADHKMAVVCHANAQRGAAGRGVTIKGNQVLMVFRNDFAVRLLAAEPQAGFEAPIRIYVYENADGTATVSYAPPSAVFAPYKNPEVKAVAAELDPIFRAIVDTALAVR